The region CATAATGTTGAGGTTTGGCCAAACAAACATTGTGAAGGTGTCAGTTCAGGATGCCGACTGGACACGAGGAGCTGGAGTCCAGATGTGGCTCGTCGTGTCCCAAGTTCTCAGgaacagaaataaaagacattggaaatgttttctcaCTACAAGCTATTTACTAAACGGATGACACAGCGACCAGCAAGAAGTAGATAGAGgcgtaatttaataaaaagaaaataatctcacaagacaacttcagtctgtccacattgttttattttcctacaGAGCGTCGTCCTCTCAAAATgactaaacaaaacatttcagcactttttttacaaagtgtttGCGAGTCGAGAACGAACAGAAGACCGATAACAAACtaattgaaacaataaatactttGCGGAGAGAAGATTCCCGTTTCTGGAACGTTCCACGACTGATAAAGGAACCGCGAGGACGGAGTAACCCTGGTACACGATGCTGTCgggacgggaggggggggggggctgttatgATCCAGATACTCTTCATACCCCAAAACGGGTCATTTAagttaaaagacaaacacacacgactgtCATGGATAAACCAGGAATAAAAAAACCTAAATTCCACTTCCGGTGTGcggtattaactggtttttgaattaactggttttggtacgcgtgcatgaggcagatgtgccgtaggagtggcctcgagttgcctctcaggacccgtctgactaactaggaaatgcacatttccatcgcttagcctctctgtcacgttctttttatgtaacgctaatgttttaaagactaaacacggatgactttgctgtaaaatgtgatacctgttcgggaggctgtagttgagacgccgaggacacggagcgaggacaaagtaggtgactctgctggtgcctgttcaatatacgactaacttcaataaatacttgacaaaatgctcttgttgtcagtctgatatttatgttatacgtcgttatctgacgtcaagtcgatgtgagaccagtttactcttcatacagtgtgtaatgaagcatgtagcccgttgtttacacccagctcgcccaccgctgtcagctgggaaactgtgatcgactcagattaagttgtgataccacaacaagactttgtgctgtcttcacatctcttatgttttatattcgagactacggatcaacatatatcctcgtaactatactctaccctgtgcagcactcactgtccagattaaacatgacttacctgttgttttgttacgataaggacacacataactacacacaggagtgagcgtgtcttttgacacatgacgggggagcagcttgctccagccttcatttaggatttcgacggcattaacgaaacgttttccaccttcatgacgatcatatcacttgttcactggtgataaaaaaatatctaaaccgacaatacaaaaataatataaacacgGATTTCTCAAAGAATCGAACAGCCGACTTGTGCACCTGCTGTTCTGTTCGTTGCTTGTGAACTACCATTGAGCTATAGGTATTTCACCCGATAACCcgatttacattacaatgtactttgcaataacaaaaactgactttgagcaaattaagtaagtaatatagtaactttggaagacattaatatttatataatatattctaacaCCGACTGCCTTTTCTTCTAACATCATAGACCCACCTAACTCAAATACGTGATTGCATAGGCAACAGCCGCTTTGTGCATTAAAGTTGATGCGACAATAGGAAACGCAGTtactgattatcactatgagtgaTTTATCTATTCATCTAAAACTTAAACTGACTGTAATCAACCCATATTCCTCTATAGCTCAATGGTAGTTGGGATGCAAGTTAGGAGGCCCTGTGGTCGCAGATGATCGCAGGTTCGATTCTTGGCGTTAATCTTAATccattttttaattgtttgtatcgccagtgaacaagtgatatgttcgtcatgaaggtggaaaacgtttcgttaatgccgtcgaaatcctaaatgaaggctggagcaagctgctcacccgtcatgtgtcaaaagacacgctcactcctgtgtgtagttatgtgtgtccttatcgtaacaaaacaacaggtaacagtctttaaaacattagcgttacataaaaagaacgtgacagagaggctaagcgatggaaatgtgcatttcctagttagtcagacgggtcctgagaggcaactcgaggccactcctacggcacatctgcctcatgcacgcgtaccaaaaccagttaattcaaaaaccagttaataccgCACACCGGAAGTGATGGACGTCGGCCGGCGTGATGGAGGCCGAGGCGTTGGCGAGGTCGTCACGGAGGGTccacgtgaggaagaggaggaggaggagggctcgggggcggtctcctcctggtcctcatgtcgtCCTCGCTCAGACTCTGGGCGCTCACGATCCGCTGCAGGACCGGAGCACAACACACAGCGGGGTTAGTCTCTTCTCGGTGGCCCGTCGTTATGTTCTTCTGCTCCCGCTTGTTCCCGCGTGGAGAACCGAAGGACTCGCGGAGGTCCGAGAGGAGCGCTGGGCCCGCCTACCTGGCTGATGCTGGGCAGCTTGGTGAGCAGCATCTGGAAGACGGGCGGAGGCAGAGTCTGCTGcagcacctgcagcagctgctgcggcTGACCGCACACGGCGATGGCGTTGGTCAGGTGGTCCACGCCTTTCTCTAGTCGCCTGTGGAGCGCAGCGCAGACACGAGGCGTGAAGACGAGCACTCGGGCGTCTCACAGGaagccccttcttcttcttcttcttcttcttcttctttttaggcggctggcatccaaactggtgcattaccgccacctactgcctttctttgcgaactagaaatatctagcactttatcccctcaaaaataaaagaaaagaaatagaaataaaaataaactaaactaagaagggagccctgtcaacttcagtgccctaaattcttctcttcaaccctgtctccttcagatactgcagcacccttcctgcccccaaggataatgcatccctcaattgcacccctcctcctgccagcctcctcttcaacctgcctcgctcgcttctaaatttctggcaatgccacatgacatgatccaccgtttctgctgtcttgcagtactcgcacagtccggttgggtgttttttaattaagtgcattgttttgtttagctttgtatgtccagtggtgtaaagtaacgaagtagaagtacttcgttactttacttaagtagtttttttgggtatctgtactttattttactacttatatttctgtttacttttacttttacttcactacattttgcaatgaaaacttgtacttttactccgatacatttcccctgaaacagtatcgttactcgttactacggaaaaaaataatcatgagaaacatcggggactgttgtggaacacaccgcagcgcacctgaacgcagcacgagcaccaggttggggatcagtggtccttgccgcgtgttttctcttcccagtgatgcccaggatgcgagcgagcggctacagatacgactcatttcatgtggagcagcaatggaagctactccaacaaccacggggaccaagatcaacgtccgtggccatatttgggcgaactcttttcttttgtcggagtgaaagtttcttcctaccggatgaagtgcctcttatgccgaccgaaagctacggagatactggccttcaacaactcaccaacctcaggaaacacattgaggtaaattaagattaatcccatgagccgcaacgttaatgtttagtcatcataaacctgttaagatatctagcagtgttgtcctcaggattggagtaagttatatctttggcaggagaggagacaggtgtctgattgtcctacgcatgttgtatgttaggctaacgttcgctagctatcgtcaattaaatgagacaattagcgtgagtggagcagacggatctctagcgagttaatgagctgaagaagtgttgacagttgtgagaatttgttgatttgagtcgtcttagatataatataatgctaatcattacagcattattatcattatttgtattaatattataagagtgacggtccagtaatggcgacgatattgatttgggactgttgttgtgtttaactacagagatacaagtacatattcacaaatcaactctggatgcacggacagtgcatgaaactaaatgtatgaacctcaaattaaaacaaactattttgtacaaaactgttggttggggtcatgacatgttaggaagtgttattaattctatcatttatataataccctcactttatttcaggaatggactacatcaagcagcacatggaagaaccctccctgcagctatgtgatgccaccaggtccagttcatctgatgaagaggacttcttcttcgtcatctcaagcgcatgacagcagcaaacagctggatggagacgtggatcacggtGACTTgttgaaatgcttcccaactgtgtgctgctgtctgtgaagctagacacactctacctgcaccagggcctgtgaagctagacacactctacctgcatcagggcctgtgaagctagacacactctacctgcaccatcagggcctgtgaagctagacacactctacctgcaccaggtgaacggctcttcagcatcacaggactcgtcttcagccccagaagagcgacactgacatctggccattttgaaaatcaacttcttttgaagatgaacaatacatttttcactttaaagtgatgattctggttgttacttttggttctgcttttttctgtgttaattttatattttagtaatttcatagtattcatatattgctaagttcatcctatctcatactccttgtttatggcggccacagcacccaaacaaataaacttcataattctcaaaattctgaccttgttttttttattaccagcatttacttttactttcaatacttaagtacatttaatatcagaaaattacttttgatacttaagtacaaaaaaaatcagatactttaatacttttactcaagtagtattctcataggtgacttttacttttacttgagtaattttccagtcaagtatctttacttttactcaagtatgacttttgggtactttatacaccactgcttttatgtatgtatgatgTGTATCGTCATTTGTAATAACTGATAATAATCTAATTATATCTCACCGGATTtaaaacaaaggaggcaaaaaGCCAGACGACTGTGTGAGTCTcagggaggtgaaggtgaggtttacacccacagagctgcaggtaagaggcggagccaccctgaggaggagagctgctgcgtcacaccCCGGAAACCACACGTTGGTCCGGCAGAAAcaccgcagcggagacgagtctctgcttttctctcaattcaaagtgacttcatcagagtctcttacaaacactggtgagtacatctgatTATATTTACACCTGTAACCACCGGGATTAACGCAACACCTTAGctttagggctcgatcacaccagccgCTTCAAACGCGCCGTGGTAAAAACGTGCCTGTGGAGTGCGCGCAGGGCGATAcaacttcatttacaaaatggagtCAAGCAGCCGTCAAGCTcttgctgtgttgtgggatgaagaggaggagaacgccCCATAAAAGCGGAGGttataccgctaatatgagtgtcTCGTCGGGGTTTGCCTTTTACTTTTGAATTTCCCGCCGTTCATACCacacgaaaacaggaaggagagcccgcctcctgcttgatctgattggctgccttgagcctcttgcttgatccgattggctgcattgggcctcttgtttttgtgctcaaatcttttattggttttcgaaatgtatgcaaaagaaaagatgaacacactgtacatatacaaagatactcagacaaaaaccatacaaaaaatatattatatatatacggttagacatgcaaaaacctgcacacagtaTTTTGCTGATTCATTCTTCAACATTTTTAGAGTAGTCTCATATTCATTCTTTTGGCCTAATCTAGTTTTATTCAGATGCGAAGAACATGAGATTGCTGTATTCCTTATGCAACCTCTGATGGCACTCTATAGAATACACGGATCATTAGTGGTCCcaacat is a window of Pseudoliparis swirei isolate HS2019 ecotype Mariana Trench unplaced genomic scaffold, NWPU_hadal_v1 hadal_26, whole genome shotgun sequence DNA encoding:
- the LOC130191005 gene encoding mitochondrial import receptor subunit TOM20 homolog: DARVLVFTPRVCAALHRRLEKGVDHLTNAIAVCGQPQQLLQVLQQTLPPPVFQMLLTKLPSISQRIVSAQSLSEDDMRTRRRPPPSPPPPPLPHVDPP